From a single Melospiza georgiana isolate bMelGeo1 chromosome 5, bMelGeo1.pri, whole genome shotgun sequence genomic region:
- the C5H4orf19 gene encoding uncharacterized protein C4orf19 homolog isoform X1 translates to MLHSLCLSLALPFSLFRLRKIQMGCRCCKMIQSYIFDPEEVQSSGCIHEVNSYKHNEQGSNKSKFKENSENEEPKNELQQDEINKTENKNPVNSTTETLRNHRGNDSQEDGLVKCAAKLDVAVNGGNSCAQHSMLNPNTSPVKESSEKGTSSQSEASPASNRDFHTESNRSGQELDLEGGSQSKAASNVPNSIPDSQSAGDSIFRKGNSTLETVNNTIKLPDIDYPQNGNQTGNCVEKDSFSVNCIHSDQNTGTSAIRDQDLPAIPPWPVKESSIEPFRTDSASLSESLAAGITAVAATKVPQAPTHTNNKEANGGIEEEDAEVAAALAALEAATAGEDVEDDDEY, encoded by the exons atGCTTCACTCACTCTGTCTCTCCCTTGccctccctttctctcttttcaggTTAAGGAAAATCCAGATGGGGTGCAGGTGCTGCAAAATGATACAAAG CTATATCTTTGATCCAGAAGAGGTACAATCATCTGGATGCATTCATGAAGTAAACAGCTATAAACACAATGAACAAGGCAGCAATAAATcaaaattcaaagaaaacagtgaaaatgAAGAACCCAAAAATGAACTCCAGCAGGATGAgataaacaaaacagaaaataaaaatccagtAAACAGCACAACAGAAACTCTCAGGAATCACAGAGGCAATGATTCTCAGGAGGATGGCCTTGTGAAGTGTGCTGCAAAGCTTGATGTTGCAGTCAATGGTGGCAactcctgtgctcagcactccATGCTCAACCCCAACACAAGCCCAGTGAAAGAATCCAGTGAAAAGGGAACCTCCAGCCAGTCAGAGGCTTCTCCAGCCAGCAACAGAGACTTTCACACCGAGTCAAATAGGTCTGGACAAGAGCTTGACCTAGAGGGAGGCAGTCAGAGTAAGGCAGCCAGCAACGTGCCTAACAGTATTCCAGACTCCCAGTCTGCAGGAGACAGCATCTTTCGCAAAGGAAACTCAACACTGGAAACAGTAAACAATACCATAAAACTGCCAGATATTGATTATCCTCAAAATGGGAATCAAACTGGGAACTGTGTTGAAAAAGACAGCTTTTCAGTCAATTGCATACATTCAGACCAAAACACTGGTACTTCAGCAATACGGGACCAGGACCTTCCTGCAATCCCACCCTGGCCTGTGAAAGAGAGCAGTATTGAACCTTTTAGAACAGACTCTGCAAGTTTGAGTGAGAGCCTTGCTGCTGGTATCACTGCAGTGGCTGCTACCAAAGTCCCACAGGCACCCACGCACACCAACAATAAAGAGGCCAATGGAGGAATTGAGGAGGAAGATGCAGAagttgcagcagctctggctgctctggaagCTGCAACAGCAGGAGAAGATGTGGAAGATGATGATGAGTACTAG
- the C5H4orf19 gene encoding uncharacterized protein C4orf19 homolog isoform X2, with protein sequence MGCRCCKMIQSYIFDPEEVQSSGCIHEVNSYKHNEQGSNKSKFKENSENEEPKNELQQDEINKTENKNPVNSTTETLRNHRGNDSQEDGLVKCAAKLDVAVNGGNSCAQHSMLNPNTSPVKESSEKGTSSQSEASPASNRDFHTESNRSGQELDLEGGSQSKAASNVPNSIPDSQSAGDSIFRKGNSTLETVNNTIKLPDIDYPQNGNQTGNCVEKDSFSVNCIHSDQNTGTSAIRDQDLPAIPPWPVKESSIEPFRTDSASLSESLAAGITAVAATKVPQAPTHTNNKEANGGIEEEDAEVAAALAALEAATAGEDVEDDDEY encoded by the exons ATGGGGTGCAGGTGCTGCAAAATGATACAAAG CTATATCTTTGATCCAGAAGAGGTACAATCATCTGGATGCATTCATGAAGTAAACAGCTATAAACACAATGAACAAGGCAGCAATAAATcaaaattcaaagaaaacagtgaaaatgAAGAACCCAAAAATGAACTCCAGCAGGATGAgataaacaaaacagaaaataaaaatccagtAAACAGCACAACAGAAACTCTCAGGAATCACAGAGGCAATGATTCTCAGGAGGATGGCCTTGTGAAGTGTGCTGCAAAGCTTGATGTTGCAGTCAATGGTGGCAactcctgtgctcagcactccATGCTCAACCCCAACACAAGCCCAGTGAAAGAATCCAGTGAAAAGGGAACCTCCAGCCAGTCAGAGGCTTCTCCAGCCAGCAACAGAGACTTTCACACCGAGTCAAATAGGTCTGGACAAGAGCTTGACCTAGAGGGAGGCAGTCAGAGTAAGGCAGCCAGCAACGTGCCTAACAGTATTCCAGACTCCCAGTCTGCAGGAGACAGCATCTTTCGCAAAGGAAACTCAACACTGGAAACAGTAAACAATACCATAAAACTGCCAGATATTGATTATCCTCAAAATGGGAATCAAACTGGGAACTGTGTTGAAAAAGACAGCTTTTCAGTCAATTGCATACATTCAGACCAAAACACTGGTACTTCAGCAATACGGGACCAGGACCTTCCTGCAATCCCACCCTGGCCTGTGAAAGAGAGCAGTATTGAACCTTTTAGAACAGACTCTGCAAGTTTGAGTGAGAGCCTTGCTGCTGGTATCACTGCAGTGGCTGCTACCAAAGTCCCACAGGCACCCACGCACACCAACAATAAAGAGGCCAATGGAGGAATTGAGGAGGAAGATGCAGAagttgcagcagctctggctgctctggaagCTGCAACAGCAGGAGAAGATGTGGAAGATGATGATGAGTACTAG